A stretch of the Sulfurospirillum sp. UCH001 genome encodes the following:
- a CDS encoding NADH-quinone oxidoreductase subunit I, with amino-acid sequence MGIKIVPRHGGTLKEKLYLPAIFGGMKTTLSHLFTNLGDTPDIKTINYPEEMPHDINERYRGVHRLTKREDGSVRCVACFMCATACPAECIFIEAEERSDGVDEKMPKRFDIDLLECVFCGGCVEACPCDAIRMDSGIFSFIGKKREDFVLNKEQLLAHEEKKA; translated from the coding sequence ATGGGCATTAAAATCGTTCCACGCCATGGTGGTACCCTCAAAGAAAAACTTTATTTACCTGCCATTTTTGGCGGTATGAAAACCACACTTTCTCATCTGTTTACCAATCTTGGAGATACACCAGACATTAAAACCATCAATTACCCAGAAGAGATGCCTCATGACATTAATGAACGCTACCGTGGGGTGCATCGTCTGACCAAACGGGAAGATGGCAGTGTACGATGCGTGGCCTGTTTTATGTGTGCTACCGCGTGTCCTGCTGAGTGCATTTTTATTGAAGCGGAAGAGAGAAGTGATGGGGTCGATGAAAAGATGCCAAAACGTTTTGATATCGACCTTTTAGAATGTGTCTTTTGTGGTGGATGTGTCGAGGCGTGCCCGTGCGATGCCATTCGTATGGATAGCGGAATTTTTAGTTTCATTGGTAAAAAACGAGAAGATTTTGTGTTAAATAAAGAGCAACTTTTAGCGCATGAGGAGAAAAAAGCATGA
- a CDS encoding NADH-quinone oxidoreductase subunit J, which yields MIDILFLLLSFFAILGAVGMVSFHQPVHSALSLILTIIALAGLFALLSASFLFMVQIIIYAGAILTLFIFIIMFLNVKEANLPKEPNKNITLFLGSIALLPINFLILRAFYKMPLLTEPLEHDFGKIKPLGMELFTQWLLPFELISILLLVALIGAVVFGRKEEA from the coding sequence ATGATAGATATACTCTTTTTGTTGCTCAGCTTTTTTGCCATTTTAGGCGCTGTGGGTATGGTCAGTTTTCATCAGCCTGTGCACAGTGCGCTTAGTCTTATTTTAACTATTATCGCTCTTGCGGGGCTTTTTGCCCTTTTAAGCGCTTCGTTTTTATTTATGGTGCAGATCATCATCTACGCAGGTGCGATTTTGACACTTTTTATTTTTATCATTATGTTCCTCAATGTCAAAGAGGCAAACCTGCCGAAAGAGCCCAATAAAAATATTACGCTTTTTCTAGGCTCCATTGCTCTTTTACCTATCAATTTTTTGATTTTGCGTGCCTTTTATAAAATGCCACTCTTAACAGAGCCATTGGAGCACGATTTTGGTAAGATCAAACCATTAGGTATGGAGCTTTTCACACAATGGCTACTTCCCTTTGAGTTGATTTCAATTTTACTGCTTGTTGCCCTCATCGGTGCAGTTGTATTTGGACGAAAGGAAGAAGCATGA
- the nuoL gene encoding NADH-quinone oxidoreductase subunit L, with translation MSVILAFIVLAPLLSSVLIGLLYMFSITKKPLRKRWFTIPALFAPFISFVLGLSGFLYVAKYDIPLHFQPYLWLGVGEYKIYMGFLGDKLSLFMVLFITFVGWLIHLYATSYMSEDKGYGKFFFYFNLFLSSMLLLVLADGPLIMFIGWEGVGLCSYLLISFYFQDNANVVAGNKAFIVNRVGDLGFLIGLAILFFYCSDTGFSYATIAAKISTMPLWLMELVGIALFIGAMGKSAQIPLYVWLPDAMAGPTPVSALIHAATMVTAGVYMVARFAFLYELIPTIGLFIAYIGAFSALFAAIIATKQSDIKKILAYSTMSQLGYMFIAVGLGAYSSALFHVFTHAFFKALLFMGAGAVIVALHHEQNIFKMGKMRHVTPVVYMSMLIATLAISGIPPFAGFFSKDEILLVAFNSGEYLIWGIAVCSAVLTAYYMFRLFFVVFEGKNAKHTHHPHDVSWVMKAPLVVLSFGSLLAGFVGLPSLLGGSHLIGTWLGEWGMRAMHVSHETEWWLLALNVAISLLGIGIAYKKFSAYDFSKHQEVTKGVVYNKFYVDEVYDFLFVRSIKKLSEFFAVNLDVNIVDRFIMGLSYGVIKLGHLVALVQNAHVRLYALIMMLGISAASCYLIYVLG, from the coding sequence ATGAGTGTCATTCTTGCATTCATTGTTCTTGCTCCTTTACTTTCTTCTGTCCTCATTGGGCTTTTGTATATGTTCTCCATTACAAAAAAACCTTTACGAAAACGATGGTTCACTATTCCCGCACTTTTCGCACCGTTTATTAGTTTTGTGCTAGGGCTCAGTGGCTTTTTGTACGTTGCAAAATACGATATACCGCTTCATTTTCAGCCCTATTTGTGGCTTGGCGTGGGCGAGTACAAAATCTATATGGGTTTTTTAGGCGATAAACTCTCTTTGTTTATGGTGCTCTTTATCACCTTTGTGGGCTGGCTCATTCACCTTTATGCGACGTCTTATATGAGCGAAGATAAGGGCTATGGAAAGTTCTTTTTTTATTTCAATCTGTTCCTAAGCTCGATGCTTTTGCTCGTGCTCGCAGATGGACCTTTGATTATGTTTATTGGTTGGGAAGGAGTAGGACTTTGTTCGTACCTGCTCATTAGTTTTTATTTTCAAGACAATGCCAATGTCGTTGCAGGCAATAAAGCGTTTATCGTCAACCGTGTGGGTGATCTTGGCTTTTTAATCGGACTTGCGATTCTATTTTTTTACTGCTCTGATACAGGCTTTAGTTATGCAACCATTGCTGCTAAGATCAGCACCATGCCACTTTGGCTTATGGAGCTTGTAGGCATTGCGCTCTTTATCGGCGCGATGGGAAAATCGGCTCAGATACCTCTGTATGTGTGGCTACCTGATGCAATGGCAGGACCAACCCCTGTTTCAGCACTGATTCATGCAGCAACGATGGTGACAGCCGGTGTTTACATGGTCGCTCGTTTTGCTTTCTTGTACGAACTTATCCCCACTATTGGGCTTTTTATCGCGTATATTGGTGCGTTTAGTGCATTGTTCGCTGCTATCATCGCTACAAAGCAAAGTGATATTAAAAAGATTTTAGCCTATTCAACAATGTCTCAACTAGGGTATATGTTTATCGCCGTTGGTTTGGGTGCTTACAGTAGTGCGCTTTTTCATGTCTTTACGCACGCCTTTTTTAAAGCTCTTCTTTTTATGGGTGCAGGTGCAGTAATCGTCGCATTACACCATGAGCAAAATATCTTCAAGATGGGCAAAATGCGTCATGTTACTCCTGTGGTCTATATGAGTATGCTGATCGCTACGTTAGCGATTAGCGGTATTCCTCCTTTTGCGGGGTTTTTCAGTAAAGATGAGATTTTATTGGTTGCATTTAATAGTGGTGAGTACCTTATTTGGGGCATTGCTGTGTGCAGTGCGGTCCTCACGGCATACTATATGTTCAGACTCTTTTTTGTGGTCTTTGAGGGCAAAAACGCCAAACATACCCACCATCCTCATGATGTCTCGTGGGTGATGAAAGCACCTTTGGTTGTTTTGTCATTTGGTTCGCTTCTTGCAGGTTTTGTAGGCTTACCTTCGCTTTTAGGTGGAAGTCATCTCATCGGTACTTGGTTAGGAGAATGGGGCATGAGGGCAATGCATGTTAGCCATGAAACTGAGTGGTGGTTACTCGCACTTAATGTTGCTATCTCACTGTTGGGTATTGGTATTGCCTATAAAAAATTTAGTGCGTATGACTTTTCAAAACATCAAGAAGTGACAAAAGGTGTTGTCTATAACAAATTCTATGTGGACGAAGTCTATGACTTTTTATTTGTACGTTCTATTAAAAAACTGAGTGAATTTTTTGCAGTAAATTTGGATGTGAATATTGTTGATCGCTTTATTATGGGACTGAGTTATGGGGTTATTAAACTAGGGCATCTTGTTGCTCTTGTGCAAAATGCGCATGTACGGCTTTATGCACTTATTATGATGTTGGGCATTAGTGCGGCATCATGCTATTTGATTTATGTATTAGGGTAG
- the nuoE gene encoding NAD(P)H-dependent oxidoreductase subunit E: MNTFSFNHANEEKFNALLERYPNKNSLMLPSLWMVQYQEGWISLDAMSYIAKKLECSAMDVYSVASFYTMFNLQPIGTYHLQLCKTLSCMLAGSKTLQEHLQNRLGIKAGETSQDGKFTLSLVECLGSCGTSPCMRLNDDYIENLTVEKLDALLEELQNGR; the protein is encoded by the coding sequence ATGAATACCTTTTCATTCAATCACGCCAATGAGGAAAAATTTAATGCGCTATTAGAGCGCTACCCTAACAAAAACTCCTTAATGCTCCCCTCGTTATGGATGGTACAGTACCAAGAAGGCTGGATTAGCTTAGATGCAATGAGTTACATTGCCAAAAAACTAGAATGTTCAGCAATGGATGTTTACTCCGTTGCTTCATTTTACACGATGTTCAACCTTCAACCCATCGGAACCTACCATCTGCAATTATGCAAAACACTTTCATGTATGTTGGCTGGTTCTAAAACGTTGCAAGAACATTTACAAAATCGCCTTGGCATTAAAGCTGGCGAAACAAGCCAAGATGGTAAATTCACTCTCTCTTTGGTCGAGTGTTTAGGATCATGTGGTACAAGTCCTTGTATGCGCCTCAATGATGACTACATCGAAAATCTGACCGTTGAAAAGCTCGATGCTCTTTTAGAGGAGCTTCAAAATGGTCGTTAA
- a CDS encoding NADH-quinone oxidoreductase subunit N, translating into MQWVQLGYLLPLIIVGAGAILLMLLSPLEKITMERFSLFTSLILLLALGADFYYFGKLFTAFPMQEIFSKMLIVDSYSVYFDAIILSGALVTALIGTHYFQDKRHFKKEFFSLFLFSVFGMMFLVHANELLTAFIALEIASLALYVMIGFQKIHDKRVEASYQYLVLGSISGAFFLLGSAFIYAGLGTTILGDMGKTLDLLIGKDVSLIIIGSTFVLVTFLFKISAFPFQNWTIDVYDGSPLPVTAFMAATFKVAIFGFVLRLMLIDLDPIRDIWDTLFIVVILATLLYGTFLAIIQESLKRMLAASSIVHTGYLLIAFVSIGYAGESASSSIIYYLVAYFLSAMGAFGLISYIAADEHIRVKYEDFRGFAHVHPYMAAMLSIFMLSLAGIPSTIGFVGKFYIFTGAIEAGYTFLAVCGIIATFISIYYYFKLIALMYFYPACESEWDHVPSLKGITPITIGFIAIAIIWGGIGNTFIAYFPGVDFLIESARLSYMSLFIK; encoded by the coding sequence ATGCAATGGGTACAACTAGGCTATCTTTTGCCACTCATCATTGTCGGTGCTGGAGCGATCCTCTTAATGCTTCTTTCTCCATTGGAAAAGATAACGATGGAGCGTTTTTCGCTCTTTACATCTCTTATCTTACTATTGGCATTGGGAGCTGATTTTTACTATTTTGGAAAGCTTTTTACGGCCTTTCCAATGCAAGAAATTTTCTCTAAAATGTTGATTGTTGACAGTTATTCGGTCTATTTTGATGCCATCATTTTAAGTGGTGCTTTGGTTACTGCGCTAATTGGAACACACTATTTTCAAGATAAACGCCATTTCAAAAAAGAGTTCTTCTCTCTTTTTCTTTTCTCTGTATTTGGCATGATGTTTTTAGTTCATGCCAATGAGCTTTTAACGGCATTCATCGCTCTAGAAATAGCATCATTAGCACTTTACGTGATGATAGGTTTTCAAAAGATTCATGATAAACGTGTGGAAGCGAGTTACCAGTACTTAGTGCTTGGCTCGATCTCCGGAGCATTTTTTCTTTTGGGCTCTGCATTTATTTATGCGGGACTTGGTACGACCATCTTGGGCGATATGGGCAAAACACTGGATCTTTTGATAGGAAAGGACGTTTCACTCATCATCATTGGTAGTACATTTGTTCTGGTGACCTTCTTGTTTAAAATCTCAGCATTTCCTTTTCAAAACTGGACGATCGATGTATATGATGGCTCACCACTTCCTGTAACGGCATTTATGGCGGCAACGTTTAAAGTAGCTATTTTTGGGTTTGTGCTTCGTTTGATGCTCATCGACCTTGACCCAATTCGTGACATTTGGGACACTCTGTTCATTGTTGTTATTCTTGCGACACTTTTATATGGAACTTTTTTAGCGATTATCCAAGAGAGTTTAAAACGAATGCTCGCTGCTTCAAGTATTGTGCATACGGGTTATTTATTGATCGCATTTGTTTCCATTGGTTATGCAGGAGAGAGTGCTTCTTCTTCCATCATCTACTACTTAGTAGCCTACTTTCTCTCAGCAATGGGGGCATTTGGACTTATTTCGTATATTGCTGCCGATGAGCATATTCGTGTAAAGTATGAGGATTTTAGGGGATTTGCACATGTGCATCCTTATATGGCGGCGATGCTGAGCATCTTTATGCTCTCCTTAGCAGGCATACCAAGTACTATCGGCTTTGTCGGTAAGTTTTACATCTTCACAGGTGCGATTGAAGCGGGTTATACCTTCTTAGCAGTGTGCGGCATCATCGCAACGTTTATCTCTATTTACTACTACTTTAAGCTTATTGCACTGATGTACTTTTACCCTGCGTGTGAGTCGGAGTGGGATCACGTACCAAGTCTAAAAGGCATTACTCCAATTACGATTGGATTTATTGCAATCGCCATTATTTGGGGTGGTATTGGTAATACCTTTATCGCTTACTTCCCAGGCGTTGACTTCTTAATAGAGAGTGCGAGACTTTCGTATATGTCGTTGTTTATCAAATAG
- a CDS encoding NADH-quinone oxidoreductase subunit A gives MSLELILASCIVALLVILLPTLFLLSKKFGPSNVGNKAKNSVYESGISSPVGSSESRFSAKFYLVAILFVLFDVEIVFMFPWAVNVRELSFLGLFEMFTFIGLLLFGLIYIYRIKALTWQ, from the coding sequence ATGTCCTTAGAACTCATTTTGGCTTCATGTATCGTCGCTCTACTGGTTATTCTTCTTCCCACACTTTTTCTACTCAGTAAAAAGTTTGGACCTTCAAACGTTGGAAATAAAGCAAAAAACAGTGTGTACGAAAGTGGTATTAGCTCTCCTGTAGGAAGTAGTGAAAGCCGTTTTAGCGCTAAGTTTTACCTTGTTGCAATTTTATTTGTTCTTTTCGATGTCGAAATTGTCTTTATGTTTCCATGGGCTGTAAATGTAAGAGAACTCTCTTTTTTAGGACTCTTTGAGATGTTTACTTTTATCGGTTTACTTCTTTTTGGACTTATCTACATCTACCGTATTAAGGCACTCACATGGCAGTAG
- the nuoD gene encoding NADH dehydrogenase (quinone) subunit D has product MPKAFKALFQEHYRVDSNGAFVLPKELILQALQLLFEKDDYTFLVDMTAVDYLHQKNQPERFAIIYILRDQHFQNLITLKTYIDSSLATQSITSLFKSANWAEREIWDQYGIHFKNHPNLKRILNHKEFVGHPLRKDYPITQGQLCHKSDDLMDEMTPRLKTKGYSSQEELMFLNLGPAHPASHGTIRTFVALDGENITCAVSEIGYLHRGFEKSCENHTYNQIIPYTDRLNYCSAILNNIGFAHAVEGILGVDLPERAKFIRVIIGELSRIIDHLVCLAAILVDMGALTNYWYLYNPREKVYDLLSKLTGARLTNSYMRIGGMSHDLYDGFEHDLSVCLKEIEQGVGETLKLIEHNRIFHDRTQNVGIITKEDAINRGLSGPNLRASGIAYDLRVTAPYYHYETFDFDIALGSVGDVYDRMMVRFEEIRQSTRIIHQAMQRLPEGPICVQDHAISLPSKKEVYSNIEGLMNQFKLIYEGVKVPPMEYYRAIEGANGELGFFIISDGSGTPYKVKVRPPCFYAMAAYPRIIEGSMIADAVLTLGSLNIIAGELDR; this is encoded by the coding sequence GTGCCTAAAGCGTTTAAAGCACTCTTCCAAGAACACTACCGTGTCGATAGCAACGGTGCATTTGTTCTTCCAAAAGAGCTGATTTTACAAGCATTACAACTCCTTTTTGAAAAAGACGACTATACGTTTTTGGTCGATATGACGGCAGTTGATTATTTGCATCAAAAAAACCAACCCGAACGTTTTGCGATTATTTATATTTTACGAGATCAGCATTTTCAAAACCTCATCACACTTAAAACCTACATTGATAGCTCGCTTGCAACGCAAAGCATCACATCACTTTTCAAAAGTGCCAATTGGGCGGAACGCGAAATTTGGGACCAATACGGCATCCACTTTAAAAATCATCCTAATTTAAAGCGCATCCTCAATCACAAAGAGTTTGTAGGGCATCCTTTACGCAAAGACTATCCCATCACACAAGGACAACTCTGTCATAAGAGTGACGATTTGATGGATGAGATGACTCCAAGACTTAAAACCAAAGGGTACTCTTCACAAGAAGAGTTGATGTTTCTTAATCTAGGTCCTGCACACCCTGCAAGTCATGGAACTATTCGTACCTTTGTGGCACTCGATGGTGAGAACATTACCTGTGCAGTCAGCGAGATCGGTTACCTCCATCGAGGTTTTGAGAAATCGTGCGAAAATCATACCTACAATCAAATCATCCCTTATACCGACAGGCTTAATTACTGCTCCGCTATTCTGAACAACATCGGTTTTGCTCATGCTGTTGAGGGTATTTTAGGGGTTGATTTACCTGAACGTGCCAAGTTTATTCGCGTTATCATCGGTGAGCTTTCACGTATCATCGATCATTTAGTCTGTTTAGCTGCTATTTTAGTCGATATGGGCGCACTTACCAACTACTGGTACCTTTACAATCCACGTGAAAAAGTGTATGACCTCCTCTCTAAATTAACTGGGGCGCGCCTGACAAATTCGTATATGCGCATTGGCGGTATGAGTCATGACTTATACGATGGTTTTGAGCATGACTTAAGCGTTTGCCTTAAAGAAATCGAGCAAGGTGTGGGTGAAACACTCAAGCTCATCGAACACAACCGCATTTTCCACGATAGAACACAAAATGTAGGTATTATCACCAAAGAAGATGCCATCAACCGTGGTCTTAGCGGTCCCAATCTTAGAGCATCTGGAATTGCTTATGACCTGAGAGTCACTGCACCGTATTATCACTACGAGACCTTTGACTTTGACATAGCCCTTGGTAGTGTCGGAGATGTGTACGATAGAATGATGGTGCGCTTTGAAGAAATACGTCAAAGTACACGTATTATCCATCAAGCGATGCAAAGGCTTCCAGAAGGCCCTATTTGCGTACAAGATCATGCGATTTCTTTGCCGTCTAAAAAAGAGGTTTACTCAAACATCGAAGGGTTGATGAACCAATTCAAGCTCATTTATGAAGGTGTTAAAGTTCCACCAATGGAGTATTACCGTGCTATCGAAGGAGCTAATGGAGAACTTGGCTTTTTTATTATCAGTGATGGGAGTGGCACTCCTTATAAAGTGAAAGTACGACCTCCTTGCTTTTATGCAATGGCTGCGTATCCACGCATCATCGAAGGAAGTATGATTGCCGATGCTGTTTTAACCTTAGGAAGTCTCAATATCATCGCAGGAGAGTTGGATCGATGA
- a CDS encoding NuoM family protein, whose amino-acid sequence MSIGILSIIIFLPMISAFLLMIIPLSSRPTRNIAFGVSLVIFALALYIYAHFELTGTLQFKEFYPWIKSYGISYSLGIDGFSLIILMLIATLIPSAYLLLWNNARSKSYWINMLFIQSGISGTLFSLDLFLFYFFWEAMLLPVFMIIGLFGSGNRVFSTLKITIYTIMGSLFMFVSILYLGVAHYYEFGMWSFALSDLINITTIAREHKILLFFGFMLAFAIKIPLFPFHSWLLQTYSNSPTGGVFLLSSIMAKLGVYALVRFMIPLFPDLFVEFSAYFVALGIFGLVYFGIAAICQMNIKKMFAYSSASHLGLITAGVFALNVQGMMGSSFLIVAHAIATGGLFLLVGVMERHLGIRSLSALGGIATKAPWFTLYFAIMLFCTVGIPGTNGFVAELLIVLGIFHYNPYLGVLSALTVLVAASYMFWVFQKAVLVKSDNDVSQMKDLSAHEIIGLFPLAFLILAMGVYPDLFLYKIEPTLQYYLLDILHVGVQ is encoded by the coding sequence ATGAGTATAGGTATTCTTTCCATCATTATCTTTTTACCGATGATTAGCGCTTTTTTGCTGATGATTATTCCTCTTTCTTCTCGTCCAACTCGTAATATTGCATTTGGTGTTTCTCTTGTTATTTTTGCACTTGCTCTTTATATCTACGCCCATTTTGAACTGACAGGGACACTGCAATTTAAAGAATTTTATCCGTGGATTAAGAGTTATGGGATTTCCTACAGTTTGGGTATTGATGGTTTTTCACTCATTATTTTGATGCTTATTGCAACACTCATTCCTAGTGCGTACCTGCTTCTTTGGAATAATGCACGCTCTAAAAGTTACTGGATCAATATGCTCTTCATTCAATCAGGAATCAGTGGTACACTCTTTTCACTTGATCTCTTTTTGTTTTACTTTTTTTGGGAAGCGATGTTGTTGCCTGTTTTTATGATAATCGGTCTTTTTGGCTCGGGCAATCGCGTCTTTTCTACACTTAAGATTACGATTTATACTATTATGGGTTCACTCTTTATGTTCGTGAGTATCCTTTATTTGGGCGTTGCACACTACTATGAATTTGGCATGTGGAGTTTTGCACTTTCAGATTTAATAAACATCACTACAATTGCACGTGAACACAAAATCTTGCTTTTCTTTGGGTTTATGCTTGCATTTGCTATCAAAATTCCACTTTTTCCATTTCACTCTTGGTTGCTTCAAACCTACTCTAACTCTCCAACGGGTGGTGTTTTCTTGCTTTCATCCATCATGGCAAAGTTGGGTGTCTATGCGCTTGTTCGCTTTATGATTCCTCTTTTCCCAGACCTTTTTGTAGAATTTTCCGCTTATTTTGTAGCGTTAGGGATTTTTGGATTGGTCTATTTTGGTATTGCTGCAATTTGTCAAATGAATATTAAAAAGATGTTTGCTTACTCTTCCGCTTCACATTTAGGACTTATCACTGCGGGTGTTTTTGCTTTGAATGTTCAAGGTATGATGGGAAGCTCTTTTTTAATCGTTGCACATGCTATCGCGACTGGCGGACTCTTTTTGCTAGTGGGTGTGATGGAGCGACATCTTGGCATTCGCTCGTTAAGTGCACTCGGAGGCATTGCCACTAAAGCACCGTGGTTTACACTCTATTTTGCCATTATGCTCTTTTGTACCGTAGGTATCCCTGGAACCAATGGGTTTGTCGCAGAACTTTTAATCGTACTGGGAATTTTCCACTATAACCCTTATCTTGGTGTGTTGTCGGCTCTTACAGTGCTTGTGGCGGCTAGCTATATGTTCTGGGTTTTTCAAAAAGCTGTTTTAGTTAAAAGTGATAACGATGTTTCACAAATGAAAGATTTAAGTGCACATGAGATCATAGGACTCTTCCCACTTGCCTTTTTGATTTTAGCGATGGGTGTTTACCCCGATCTGTTTTTATATAAAATCGAGCCTACGTTGCAGTACTATCTGCTCGACATTTTACATGTAGGAGTTCAGTGA
- the nuoF gene encoding NADH-quinone oxidoreductase subunit NuoF, whose product MVVKLVSKNFDIPEAYTLPVARENGRYASLEKLFSMSPDEVTSEVEKSGLRGKGGGGAHTGEKWRLIPKNNTKPVYLVINADEGEPGTFKDRQILEFDPHLLIEGIICSSYAIGAHHAYVYIRGEYVFWMNRLQHAIDEAYAAGILGKSILGHEYALDITVHKGAGAYICGEKTALLESLEGKRGHPRLKPKGKEPEWFFGNPTVVNNVETIASVPYIINEGYGAYQMYGTKESPGTMLFGISGHVEQPGVYELPYGTSMKEVIYDLCGGIKDGKKLKAIIPGGSSVQILRADEIEDITLDYESLKAHGSALGTGGMIVMDETVSIPEVMKNLFEFYHHESCGQCTPCREGTGWVDHILAKILAGRGNKEDYQTILDACDMLNGKTICVFAPSVAFIAQSYLKKFPEEFEALLK is encoded by the coding sequence ATGGTCGTTAAACTGGTCAGTAAAAACTTTGATATACCAGAAGCCTATACTCTGCCAGTAGCGAGAGAAAATGGTAGATATGCTTCTTTAGAAAAACTCTTTTCTATGAGCCCCGATGAAGTCACCAGTGAAGTTGAAAAAAGCGGACTTCGAGGCAAAGGCGGAGGTGGGGCACACACAGGAGAGAAGTGGCGACTTATCCCTAAAAACAACACTAAACCTGTTTACCTTGTTATCAATGCCGATGAGGGAGAACCAGGAACCTTTAAAGACCGTCAGATTTTGGAGTTTGACCCGCATTTACTCATTGAGGGTATCATCTGTTCTTCCTACGCCATTGGCGCGCACCATGCGTATGTCTACATTCGCGGTGAGTATGTCTTTTGGATGAACCGTTTGCAACATGCTATTGATGAAGCTTATGCAGCAGGCATTTTAGGGAAAAGTATTTTAGGACATGAGTATGCTTTAGATATCACCGTTCACAAAGGAGCAGGTGCGTACATCTGCGGTGAGAAAACCGCTCTTTTAGAATCTTTAGAGGGCAAACGAGGGCATCCAAGACTGAAGCCTAAAGGCAAAGAGCCTGAGTGGTTTTTTGGTAATCCAACGGTGGTGAACAATGTTGAGACCATCGCCAGTGTTCCTTACATCATCAATGAAGGGTATGGCGCTTACCAAATGTATGGTACGAAAGAGTCTCCTGGTACGATGCTTTTTGGTATCAGTGGGCATGTGGAGCAACCAGGAGTTTATGAACTGCCTTATGGAACGTCTATGAAAGAGGTTATTTACGACCTTTGCGGCGGTATTAAAGATGGCAAAAAACTCAAAGCCATTATTCCCGGTGGTTCATCGGTGCAAATACTAAGAGCTGATGAGATCGAAGATATCACACTGGACTACGAAAGCCTCAAAGCACATGGTTCCGCCCTTGGAACGGGTGGTATGATCGTCATGGATGAAACTGTTTCTATTCCCGAAGTGATGAAAAACCTCTTTGAGTTTTACCACCATGAATCTTGCGGTCAATGTACCCCATGTCGGGAAGGTACAGGCTGGGTTGATCATATCTTAGCTAAGATTTTAGCAGGCAGAGGAAATAAAGAAGACTACCAAACCATCCTTGATGCCTGCGATATGCTCAATGGTAAAACCATCTGCGTTTTTGCACCTTCTGTGGCTTTTATCGCGCAGAGTTATTTGAAGAAATTTCCTGAAGAATTTGAAGCGTTACTTAAATAG
- the nuoK gene encoding NADH-quinone oxidoreductase subunit NuoK yields the protein MIANSLFMYITVAMILFSIGLLGVISRKNIFVIYMSIELMLNAINLIFIALSNYHHDMGGQVLAMFVIAIAAAEAGVFLSLIIVLYRRKKTLDSDIFRTLSQKEAV from the coding sequence ATGATCGCTAACTCTCTTTTTATGTATATCACTGTTGCGATGATTCTTTTTTCTATTGGCCTGTTAGGTGTCATTAGCCGTAAAAATATCTTTGTGATTTATATGTCAATTGAGCTGATGCTCAATGCGATTAATCTTATTTTTATCGCCCTAAGTAACTACCATCACGATATGGGTGGGCAAGTACTTGCTATGTTTGTCATTGCGATTGCCGCGGCAGAAGCAGGAGTCTTTTTATCGCTCATTATTGTCTTGTATCGTCGTAAAAAAACGCTTGATTCGGATATCTTTAGAACCCTTTCTCAAAAGGAGGCAGTATGA
- a CDS encoding NADH-quinone oxidoreductase subunit B, whose product MAVGAEAIFGESLITTKLDSAIAWARESSMWPYIFGTACCAIEFMSVASSKYDISRFGAEVVRFSPRQADLLIIAGTISYKQAPILKKIYDQMSEPKWVISAGACACSGGFYDNYTTMQGIDSIIPVDVYVAGCPPRPEAFLDALLEIQKIQASQSLLEDRAKRVFKGVLGA is encoded by the coding sequence ATGGCAGTAGGAGCAGAAGCGATTTTCGGGGAAAGCCTCATCACCACAAAACTTGACAGTGCCATTGCATGGGCAAGAGAATCTTCTATGTGGCCTTATATTTTTGGAACAGCGTGTTGTGCCATTGAATTTATGAGTGTGGCAAGCAGTAAGTATGACATCTCCCGCTTCGGCGCAGAAGTCGTACGCTTTTCTCCACGACAAGCTGATTTACTCATCATCGCTGGCACGATCAGCTATAAACAAGCACCTATTTTGAAAAAGATTTATGACCAAATGAGTGAACCAAAATGGGTCATCAGTGCTGGGGCGTGTGCCTGCAGTGGTGGATTTTACGATAACTATACCACCATGCAAGGTATTGATAGCATCATTCCTGTGGATGTTTATGTGGCAGGATGCCCTCCTCGTCCGGAAGCATTTTTAGATGCGCTTTTAGAGATTCAAAAAATTCAAGCCTCACAAAGCTTGTTAGAAGACCGTGCGAAACGCGTTTTTAAAGGAGTACTTGGTGCCTAA